The Eriocheir sinensis breed Jianghai 21 chromosome 45, ASM2467909v1, whole genome shotgun sequence genomic interval atatatatatatatatatatatatatatatatatatatatatatatatatatatatatatatatatatatatatatatatatatatatatatatatatatatatatatatatatatatatatatatatatatatatatatatatatatatatatatacatatatatatatatatatatatatatatatatatatatatatatatatatatatatatatatatatatatatatatatatatatacacacacacacacacacacacacacacacacacacacacacacacacacacacacacacacacacacagcaaatgcATACGCTACTtaactaagtgactgactgactgattgtttgcctgactgactgacttacaggctggcagactgactgattgactgtccgactgactgactctctgactgactgactgactgtctaactgactgactgactgactgactgtctgactgactgactgactgactgactgactgactgactgtccggctgaatgactgagtgactctctgactgactgactgtctgtctgactgacagactgactaactaactaaatatatAGTTAGCTGATTAGCTAGTTACTTAGTTAGTTGGTTAATGAGATAGTttgccagtcagttagtcagtcagtcatttgcaTACTTTGTTTATCAAGTTGGTCAGTTAGCTACTTAGTAGACACGAATGTGTTAATCGAAGTGAAGTAGTTaaaaacaaatagacaaaaaagaaaacaacaaaaaacaagcatatgggtaggcggtggctgagtggtagcgtgctgggcccacattcatcgcgtgatggacgacgcgagttcaaatccccacgctaccacctcggatttttcagtcaccgccgagtggcttaaaactacccacatgcaatcctgaagaccacccatcaacccggactctagattaaaccgtccaagttaatcaagaacgagttccggggggcagcatgagccaagagaagatggcgccactataaacacctgcatgcgccaatacgggctggggtcgactaccatccaggcccttcaagcaagcttaccggcgctataaACGTAGAAATTCAAGCAAGCAATCGTGTCTCGAGTCTCCAGTGTGCCTTGTATTCCTTCACGTCCGTCCAGTCTCGAGACAGTAAGGCTCCGGTGCCAGGGTGCCGCCTCCACGCCTCGGCGGGCTGTCAGCTTGGCGGGCTATCTGTGGCAACGGTGATGGGAGGAATGTCACCCCAACTTGTAAAAGACTTTGTTACACCTGATATTGTTTCTTcaccacaaaaaaacacatatgaCAAGAAAACGCAGAATCGTTTTACAGATAATTTAATGCATGAATGTTATATTACATGCGTCGTATGAACATCTTAATTGATGAGTGTGAAGGTATAAATAAATGGCGAAGCAATGATACTGTCACACGCTGAGTAGAATGtatggatggagggaggatgggagttGAGTCCTAACGGCCGTATCCACCGTATCCGAAGGTGTTGTAGGGATTGTAGCTGTTGCTGTTGTAGTAGCTGCTACCAGAGCTGCCTTGGGGAAAACTATATCCGCTACCGAGGGACGAGCTATAGCTCAGGCCGGGGAGCTGGAAGCTGTGACTAAGGCCACCCAGACCGATGTTGCTTTGGCTACCAAATCCAATGCCGCTGCTGCCAAATCCAATGCCGCTGCTGCCAAGTCCGTAGCTTGATCCGATGCCTGATGAGCCGTAGGACCCGTAACCAGGGTTGCCGAAGCTGAAGGATGAGCCGGAGTCAAAGGGTGAGACATGGACATGGGATGAGCCGGAGCCAAAGGGTGAGATATGGGATTGGGATGAAGCAAAGCCATGGGATGAGCCGTAGCCATAGGGTGAGACGTGGGCTTGGTTTGAGCCATAGACACCGGATGAGCCGAGTCCACCGAAGCTTCCAGCCTGACCGATGTGTCCCCCGAAGTGACGAGTCGACGCCTTCTTATCGGGCTCAGGGAAGGCGAGGGCGGCCGCTACCCCCACTAGAACGATGAAGAAGGTGGCCTGGtcggaaataaaggaagaatcaTGAGTCAAGGGCTGGAATGTCCCTTCACACTGTAGCTGTTAACATATATTTGTAAACAGTTAATGATGCCTCGCTGATTATTTGCCTTACTATGTAATAACTATGAAAGTGATGTATGCCAGATATTCATACACACACCGAAATCgccagaaaaaaaagagcaatttATAGATACACATTGAATGCTTTGTATTAtatgttctgttttttttgtggtaACTCGCAAACATTTTTGACGTGAGCAACAAACAACACAAACTTACAACAACAACTAACTAACAACTAACTCACAGTGTTCATGTTGAGCGGTTGACACGAGAGAGTAACTAAGGGATATGATAAGCTACATCGACCTGTGCTTAGCTTATATACTCACAGGAGCAGGAGCGGAGGCGTTGCAAGGTGAGATTTGCTTCCTGGGATATCCGCTTCCTCACCCCagactcctcccccttcttcccctctttttctctttctcctatttctcccatTCACCcaggctcctcctcttcctcctcctcctcctcctcctcctcgtcgtcttaaCCTAAGTCCTTCCCCACAGGACGCACCCATGCTCCGTTTCCCTTCCCGTGCCCAGCTTCCTCCCAGGTACGCCCgtctccccgccctcccctaaCCTTGACCCGCACTCTCTTCTCCCACACACGGGCGGCGGCCCCAAAACTTTCCTTCCAGGACCATCTGAAACAATTTCCTGGGATGATGTTCGTTAATTTCCTGATGATGACGGATTACCTTCGCTGTGTTTATGGTTGTGGTGGATGCGATCGCAGcgctaatggtggtgatggtggtggaggtgatggtgatgatggtaaggaTCGTAGTGGTGGCTATACTACGTAGGGGTGATAGAAGTGGCACTGCTAAGAGCTGAAGTAAtagtaaattattattattattattattattattattattattattattattattattattattattattattattattattattattattattattattattattattattatcattattattattattattattgttattgttattgttattattattattattattattattattattattattattatgatgatgatgatgatgatgattttcaaAAGAATCATTGAAATGTTAATAAACCTGATAATGTTTATTGCTTTCTCTTCGTGCCATCGAAAGTCTTGTTTTAATTGCCAAAAATATTATTATCATGGTCATCACCAaaatcattatcaccatcaccatcattacacccaatatcaccaccaccaccaccatcaccaccttatcccctccgccccaccccgcccacaCGCGGCCTCCCCGCTGGGCCAATCCCCGGGGTGTGGGGCCGCGGGCAGGTCATGGCTGTGTCCTTGCACGTGATTCATTTAGCCAGTAACTGGAACGCACCGCCCGACACCCACGTGGACCTATTGCTAATTTTCTCAAACTCATTTCCAGAGCATCCAAGGACACTGCAGAAATGGTAGTgctttattaatgtaaggcattCCGTTTACATTGGACTTAAAACACAATAATGAAGGAAGTTAAATGCATAGTACCAGATTTTTTATTACCTGAAACAGGCCGTGATCATGATCACGATATAATTACTACAGCTCCAAAATTtatgagatacaaaaaaaatattacattttTATCGTAAAAAACTCTtccgataaaaaaaaagattaacatcACATTCATACGTATTACGCTTTTATTTTGATAGTATTTTGATATGCTAATAAGATAATCCTGATAAATCAGTAAGTTTACTTATTTTAAGTCAGACGGAAGCTCACCTAATGCAAAACAAACGAACCAATCTTGACCAACGTTTTCAGTTGTGGCAGCAAAAGTAATGCTTTATCGTAAAAAACAGGTCATTTCCTCATGCATATACGCGCATTAGTTCTGTGATGATGAATGGTGAATGCCActacccacccccccaccccccccgatACTTCGCCGAACACTTGCGGCCCTCACCGGTTACATCTTGGAGGTAACTGCAACATATTATGATTACTAATACGAAGTAGACAGGGACGATGGTGATGATCTTATAGATCAATAGGATGCTGTtaccttcactactactactactactactactactactactactactactaataataataataataataataataataataataataataataataataataataataataataataataataataataacaataattattacaatgataataaaaatcattatcattataattataataaaaaaataataataattttaataataataataataataataataataataataataataataataataataataataataataataataataataataataataataataataataataataataataataataataataataataacagtaattaaataataataatattaattataataataataagaataaaaataagaagaaaaaggaaaagaagaaaaagaagaaaatatgtgtGATAATTAGTGTTGCCCGCTATTCTTATTAATCATAGGTGAtttggaaacaagagagagagagagaataactttcACCGAttattatctcccttctttaatcTTATAATTCGTGATCTGGGGCTCCCCGGACGGGACCCAAAAGAAGTCCATGGTCGTGGCAGCGGCCGGCGCTCCCCCACCGCCTCTTTTACATCCTCATTATCGCTCCTTTGTGTTCTGGTGTGTGcccttcattcactctttctttaGTTCTTTTCTCGCATTTtctgcctccacctcctgcacCCTGGACTCGGACGTTATTATTATAATGGCGATGAAGaaccatagatagatagatagatagatagatagatagataggtagctggatagatagatatattgatagataaacaaaaagaaagataaacagataaatagatacacataTAATAGTAATGACAATGATCAATTAATCATTTTGGGCCAACGTTGGGGAGGGGGAAACTGCCGCATGAGTATCCTACGACAAacaatattaaataataataataacaactataataataatgataataataataataataataataataataataataataataataataataataataataataataataataataataataataataataataataataataataataataataataataataataataataataataataataagtctgtGGTTCTAGTCTGAGAGCCTGGGTATACTcagtcaacatcatcatcatcattatcatcgtcataataataataataataataataataataataataataatgatttattAAGGATGATGTTGATgacaataataacgataatgatgctATGAAATAATTCGTGAAGTTACTCCTCAGGTGAGCTGTTGAGTAAGTaagacttttatttattttatgagcCAACACACTTCACCTGCATTCCGTTGAACCACTTCATACATCGAGAGCTTTACCCAGTCTTACTCCATTAGTTCTATCCAACGGAACATGGGGTCTTTCGTGTGCCACATGTTCTCCCTGTAAACATTGAGGAAGATACTACAGCAGCATGCTATTTTGGCCACTACACTGGATCTAGGTTCCTCTAAATCAGgtgtctccatttttttttccagtgcgAGGGCCACATTATATATCTGGCACATTTTTGCGAGCCAGCGGAAAGAAATAAAGCGTCAGTTTCATAAATTTAATGATATCAAACTAAAGTAAAACAAATTAAAGATATTCAAAACAAAACTTGTTGGCATTAATCAGTGTTCACCAAAAATATACCTGCCTTCATTTTTATGCAACCACTTTAATGTGAAGGACAATGCTGCGTTATAATTTCAGAATCTCATTGAACTCAGGATCGAAATTTGAGGAGCCAATTATGAGAATGGATTTCAAATGTTCGTCAGATAAATTTGCTGGATAGTTAGACTTGACACTTCATTTTCGAAAATGTTCATTCACACGGCTATGTTGCACCAAAAATGGACACAAAACTACAAGCAAGTTGTTGCAAATTTAGAAACTACtctggcataaaaaaaaaatatatataaactcaaTCAGATTTTCACGCTGCGAGGTAGATGTAATCATAGCCCTAAATCATCCACATTTAGACCTCTTTTCCTCCAGGGCTATCAGACATATCCCCTCTACCCTTCAGCGTCCTGCACGTGAATTATCTTTGGTACATTAGCTCTCTGTATTCCTTCTTTAACGGTGAAGCTCAGTACTACCTCGTCCCCTCACAACTATAGTTTCTCTtaattcttttccatttcttcatctttacaAACAGTGCCACTCaagttcttcctctttgtttaactacaacagcactgccgtctccctctttttcttccggTCAACAGCATCACCTCATTATTACTTACATCACATTGCCTGtatttctctccttgtctctgtgacacacacacacacacacacacacacacacacactttcccactAACATTTGCTTCCTATATTGTATGTGTATGCTTAAATGGGTGAGTGTGCATCTCTGGTAAgctaaaaataaaaagtgaaccgacgaacaaataatgaaaaaaaggaggaagaacaggccACTTAATGTAAGGAGGAACAAAGGCATGCAGCTCAATGACCGGTTCTTGTCCTCTCCTAACACAGAGGTCACTCCACTCTTGAGGCTCAGTCGTCCTTACAAAAACGTAGAAAACTGTGCGTCAAGTAACCTTCGGCGGGCGGAAGGCTTGGCTGAGGGTCATGTGCTGTCTGGCCGCCTCGCTGTAGAGTCTAGACCAAAATACCTGACCTTGTCGCGTGTGGGCCTGTGGTCAAGGAGGACGCTTTCTTGCGTTTATCCGATTTGGAGATCCCTTAACTGTCTAGCCAAtaacttttcatttatttttgctgtTTTGTGGGTTATTCGTATTTCAGCGTGAAGGTCGTCGCAGCAAGCCTTCTCTATGTTATTTTTTGTAGGCTATTTATTCTTTGAACGTCTCGATTAAATTAgtgttcctcttatttctcttcctgtgTAGACATGTcaatttactttcctcttccttaacctctGTTtgcctttatctctctttcacgTTATCTTCATCAGTCtggtcttttcattctttccttccttccctttttttcttttctgaagTCTTTTATTTCCAGTTGTCTTGCTCTGAATATAAAGTTGGATCAGGTTcgaactcttcctcttcctcctcctgcttcctgagTCTAGCAGCGGCacgcttcctttctctttcctggtCTATATTTATGAGTTTGCATTCCCTTCGCCTTGGCCTGTGGGTATAAGATTGCACTCTTCCCT includes:
- the LOC126980813 gene encoding keratin, type I cytoskeletal 9-like — translated: MNTATFFIVLVGVAAALAFPEPDKKASTRHFGGHIGQAGSFGGLGSSGVYGSNQAHVSPYGYGSSHGFASSQSHISPFGSGSSHVHVSPFDSGSSFSFGNPGYGSYGSSGIGSSYGLGSSGIGFGSSGIGFGSQSNIGLGGLSHSFQLPGLSYSSSLGSGYSFPQGSSGSSYYNSNSYNPYNTFGYGGYGR